A region of Polyodon spathula isolate WHYD16114869_AA chromosome 4, ASM1765450v1, whole genome shotgun sequence DNA encodes the following proteins:
- the LOC121314583 gene encoding leukocyte elastase inhibitor-like isoform X1 codes for MFSPRLLIMESLASANTSFALELFKNLTNDRKAENIFYSPLSISSALAMVYLGARGNTAAEIAQVFHIDPSGDIHSGFSLLLADINKAGAAYQLRLANRLYGEKTCNFVKEFIDGTKKFYNAELETVDFKTATEESRQNINLWVQDQTQGKIQNLLSELSVDKETTLVLVNAVYFKGNWKKKFDEELTIKKHFRLSKIEKKPVQMMFQKNKFKFTYIREVKTLIIELPYAGNDLSMMILLPEDIADDTTGLEQLERELTYEKLKDWTNPETMGRTLVEVTLPKFKLEETYDLKPILTSLGMVDAFDVSKSNFSGMSSSNELVLSKAVHKSFVEVNEEGTEAAGATYASAIWGRSSRASFTEEFMADHPFLFFIWHNKAGNILFQGKFCSP; via the exons ATG TTTTCACCTAGGCTGCTGATCATGGAGAGCCTGGCCAGTGCAAACACCAGCTTTGCCCTGGAACTCTTTAAGAATCTCACGAATGACAGAAAAGCTGAGAACATCTTCTACTCCCCCCTGAGCATCTCCTCCGCTCTGGCCATGGTGTATCTGGGGGCTCGGGGGAACACAGCCGCTGAGATTGCACAG GTCTTCCATATTGACCCTTCTGGAGATATCCATTCAGGATTCAGCTTACTGCTTGCTGACATCAACAAGGCAGGAGCCGCCTATCAACTGAGACTAGCTAATCGTCTTTATGGAGAAAAGACCTGCAACTTTGTCAAG GAATTTATTGATGGCACCAAGAAGTTCTACAATGCAGAACTGGAAACTGTTGACTTTAAAACTGCTACAGAAGAATCCAGACAGAATATCAACTTGTGGGTTCAGGACCAGACACAGG GGAAAATCCAGAACTTGCTGTCTGAACTTTCTGTTGACAAAGAAACAACATTGGTCCTGGTGAATGCTGTCTATTTCAAAGGAAACTGGAAGAAGAAGTTTGATGAAGAGCTtacaataaagaaacattttagaTTGAGCAAG aTAGAGAAGAAGCCTGTGCAGATGATGTTCCAGAAGAACAAGTTTAAATTCACCTATATCAGGGAGGTAAAAACACTCATCATTGAGCTGCCCTATGCTGGCAATGACCTGAGTATGATGATCCTCCTTCCTGAGGACATTGCCGATGACACAACCGGACTGGAGCAG CTTGAAAGAGAGCTGACATACGAGAAACTCAAAGACTGGACCAACCCTGAAACGATGGGCAGAACTTTAGTGGAGGTGACCCTGCCAAAGTTCAAGCTGGAGGAGACCTATGACCTCAAGCCGATTCTGACCAGTTTGGGCATGGTAGATGCCTTTGATGTGAGCAAGTCTAATTTCTCTGGCATGTCGTCCAGTAATGAGCTGGTGCTGTCGAAGGCGGTGCACAAGTCCTTTGTGGAGGTGAATGAGGAGGGCACAGAGGCAGCAGGTGCCACTTATGCCTCTGCAATATGGGGCCGCAGCAGCAGAGCAAGTTTTACAGAAGAGTTTATGGCAGACCATCcatttcttttcttcatttggcACAACAAAGCAGGCAATATTCTCTTCCAGGGCAAATTCTGCTCCCCTTAA
- the LOC121314583 gene encoding leukocyte elastase inhibitor-like isoform X2: protein MESLASANTSFALELFKNLTNDRKAENIFYSPLSISSALAMVYLGARGNTAAEIAQVFHIDPSGDIHSGFSLLLADINKAGAAYQLRLANRLYGEKTCNFVKEFIDGTKKFYNAELETVDFKTATEESRQNINLWVQDQTQGKIQNLLSELSVDKETTLVLVNAVYFKGNWKKKFDEELTIKKHFRLSKIEKKPVQMMFQKNKFKFTYIREVKTLIIELPYAGNDLSMMILLPEDIADDTTGLEQLERELTYEKLKDWTNPETMGRTLVEVTLPKFKLEETYDLKPILTSLGMVDAFDVSKSNFSGMSSSNELVLSKAVHKSFVEVNEEGTEAAGATYASAIWGRSSRASFTEEFMADHPFLFFIWHNKAGNILFQGKFCSP, encoded by the exons ATGGAGAGCCTGGCCAGTGCAAACACCAGCTTTGCCCTGGAACTCTTTAAGAATCTCACGAATGACAGAAAAGCTGAGAACATCTTCTACTCCCCCCTGAGCATCTCCTCCGCTCTGGCCATGGTGTATCTGGGGGCTCGGGGGAACACAGCCGCTGAGATTGCACAG GTCTTCCATATTGACCCTTCTGGAGATATCCATTCAGGATTCAGCTTACTGCTTGCTGACATCAACAAGGCAGGAGCCGCCTATCAACTGAGACTAGCTAATCGTCTTTATGGAGAAAAGACCTGCAACTTTGTCAAG GAATTTATTGATGGCACCAAGAAGTTCTACAATGCAGAACTGGAAACTGTTGACTTTAAAACTGCTACAGAAGAATCCAGACAGAATATCAACTTGTGGGTTCAGGACCAGACACAGG GGAAAATCCAGAACTTGCTGTCTGAACTTTCTGTTGACAAAGAAACAACATTGGTCCTGGTGAATGCTGTCTATTTCAAAGGAAACTGGAAGAAGAAGTTTGATGAAGAGCTtacaataaagaaacattttagaTTGAGCAAG aTAGAGAAGAAGCCTGTGCAGATGATGTTCCAGAAGAACAAGTTTAAATTCACCTATATCAGGGAGGTAAAAACACTCATCATTGAGCTGCCCTATGCTGGCAATGACCTGAGTATGATGATCCTCCTTCCTGAGGACATTGCCGATGACACAACCGGACTGGAGCAG CTTGAAAGAGAGCTGACATACGAGAAACTCAAAGACTGGACCAACCCTGAAACGATGGGCAGAACTTTAGTGGAGGTGACCCTGCCAAAGTTCAAGCTGGAGGAGACCTATGACCTCAAGCCGATTCTGACCAGTTTGGGCATGGTAGATGCCTTTGATGTGAGCAAGTCTAATTTCTCTGGCATGTCGTCCAGTAATGAGCTGGTGCTGTCGAAGGCGGTGCACAAGTCCTTTGTGGAGGTGAATGAGGAGGGCACAGAGGCAGCAGGTGCCACTTATGCCTCTGCAATATGGGGCCGCAGCAGCAGAGCAAGTTTTACAGAAGAGTTTATGGCAGACCATCcatttcttttcttcatttggcACAACAAAGCAGGCAATATTCTCTTCCAGGGCAAATTCTGCTCCCCTTAA
- the LOC121314584 gene encoding basic proline-rich protein-like, which yields PPPPPPPPPPPPPPPPPPPPPPPPPPPPPPPPPPPPPPPPPPPPPPPPPPPPPPPPPPPPPPPPPPPPPPPPPPPPPPPPPPPPPPPPPPPPPPPPPPPPPPPPPPPPPPPPPPPPPPPPPPPPPPPPPPPPPPPPPPPPPPPPPPPPPPPPPPPPPPPPPPPPPPPPPPPPPPPPPPPPPPPPPPPPPPPPPPPPPPPPPPPPPPPPPPPPPPPPPPPPPPPPPPPPPPPPPPPPPPPPPPPPPPPPPPPPPPPPPPPPPPPPPPPPPPPPPPPPPPPPPPPPPPPPPPPPPPPPPPPPPPPPPPPPPPPPPPPPPPPPPPPPPPPPPPPPPPPPPPPPPPPPPPPPPPPPPPPPPPPPPPPPPPPPPPPPPPPPPPPPPPPPPPPPPPPPPPPPPPPPPPPPPPPPPPPPPPPPPPPPPPPPPPPPPPPPPPPPPPPPPPPPPPPPPPPPPPPPPPPPPPPPPPPPPPPPPPPPPPPPPPPPPPPPPPPPPPPPPPP from the coding sequence ccccccccccccccccccccccccccccccccccccccccccccccccccccccccccccccccccccccccccccccccccccccccccccccccccccccccccccccccccccccccccccccccccccccccccccccccccccccccccccccccccccccccccccccccccccccccccccccccccccccccccccccccccccccccccccccccccccccccccccccccccccccccccccccccccccccccccccccccccccccccccccccccccccccccccccccccccccccccccccccccccccccccccccccccccccccccccccccccccccccccccccccccccccccccccccccccccccccccccccccccccccccccccccccccccccccccccccccccccccccccccccccccccccccccccccccccccccccccccccccccccccccccccccccccccccccccccccccccccccccccccccccccccccccccccccccccccccccccccccccccccccccccccccccccccccccccccccccccccccccccccccccccccccccccccccccccccccccccccccccccccccccccccccccccccccccccccccccccccccccccccccccccccccccccccccccccccccccccccccccccccccccccccccccccccccccccccccccccccccccccccccccccccccccccccccccccccccccccccccccccccccccccccccccccccccccccccccccccccccccccccccccccccccccccccccccccccccccccccccccccccccccccccccccccccccccccccccccccccccccccccccccccccccccccccccccccccccccccccccccccccccccccccccccccccccccccccccccccccccccccccccccccccccccccccccccccccccccccccccccccccccccccccccccccccccccccccccccccccccccccccccccccccccccccccccccccccccccccccccccccccccccccccccccccccccccccccccccccccccccccccccccccccccccccccccccccccccccccccccccccccccccccccccccccccccccccccccccccccccccccccccccccccccccccccccccacccccccccccccccccccccccccccccaccaccccccccccccccccccccccccccccccccccccccccccccccccccccccccccccccccccccccccccccc